The Haloprofundus salinisoli region CGGTCGACGTGCGCGGGGTCGGCGTCCCCGCTCGTCGCGTCTGCTGTCTCCTTCACGGTCGCAGATACGGCGGGAGCCCATTTAGTTGTGTTTTAGTAGGCAGGTGCAGTAGCCTCGCGCATGGCCGACCAGAGCGAACCGAGCAAGCGACGAGACGTAGACGAAAAGCCACAGCCGCACCAGGAGTCCGAGGACACGACGGCCAGCGAGCGAACGACGGCCCCGCAGAGTGCGTACACGTCGAGCCACGTGGGTACCGGTCTCGTCGTCCTGCTCGTCGGCCTCCTCGTCGTCTTCGGCGTCCCGCTGCTTCTGACCTGAACCGGACCGTTCCTTCGTCGTCTCCCGAACCCCCTTCTCGTGAGTTCGTCCGTGTAGTATTCCCGGAAGAGGCCCTGCCAAATATCTAAAGAACTATCCACCTATCTTTCTATCCAGAAACCTATACAGGAATACGCACAGAAATACACACAGAAACACGTCCAGAGATACCCGAGAGACGCCATCTGAGACGAGGACTCGGTGACAAGAGACCGCGACAGAGAGTGAGGCGAGCCCGTCGTCGACTCAGTCCAACTCGCGGGCGATGACGTCGCGCAGGGTTCGAATCTCGTCGGCCGAGTAGTCGAGTCGCTCGTCGCCCACGGTGAGCGAGAGCGTCCCGTCGGCGGTCGCCGCGCCGAGTTCGACGACCGGCGCGACACCGTCGAACGCCTCGCGCACCGCTTCGGGCTCCGTTGTCTCGACGACGGCGCGGCCGGGCGTCTCGTCGAACAGCGAGAGCTCGTCGTCGACGGCAACGTCGGCGCCCGCGCTCTCGGTGACCATCTCCGCCAGCGAGACGGCGAGGCCGCCGTGGCTCACGTCGTGGACCGCGAGCGTCGCCTCGTCGTTCGCGACGGCGGCGAGCGCCGCAACCACTTCACCTGGATTCTCGGGCAGGTCGGGGAACCGGTCGGAGCCGCCCGCGAAGGCGAGGTACTCCGACCCGCCGAGCGCGTCGCCCGCTTCGCCGACGAGCAGCAGCGTCCCCTCGCCCGCGAACGCGGCGGGCGGGGCGTCGTAGCCGTCCTTCGTCCCGACGACGGCGAGCGTCGGCGTCGGCGGAATCGGGCCCGTGACCGAGTCGTTGTACAGCGAGACGTTGCCGCCGACGACGGGCGTCGAGAGGTCGCGGCACATGTCGGCGAGGCCGTCGACGATGCCCTTGAAGCCGCCGTACACCTCGGGTTTCTCGGGGTTGCCGCCGTTGAGGCAGTCGACCGCCGCCAGCGGCGTCGCGCCCTTCGCGGCGAGGTTCGTGGCGTTTTCGAGCGCGACGGCGCGCGCGCCGTCGTAGGGGTCGGCGTTCGTCCACTTCGGGGTCGCACCCGAGGAGAACGCCAGTCCGATTCCCGTCTCGCGGCTCTCGCCGCTCGACCGCTCCGCGGAGCGCTGCTCCGCGCGCGCCTCTCGGATGGCCATCACCGCGGCATCGTCGCCGGGTTCGACGGCGGTTCGGAGACCGACCTCGTGGTCGTACTGCCGGTAGACCCAGCGCTTGCTCGCGGTCGTCGGACTGCCGACGACGGCCTCGAACGATTCGGAGAGCTCCGCGTCCGGCAGGTCGCGCTCGGGTTGCTCGTGCGCAGTCGAATCGAGGTCGTTCATCGGCGCGCCGTCGGCGAGGTACTCGGCGGGCACGTCGACGGCGACGTCCCCTCCAAAGGTGCAGACGTAGTTGCCCTCGGCGACGTCGCCGATGACCGAGCAGCCGAGGTCGTACTTCTCGGCGATTTTCCCGACCGCTTTGACGTCCTCCGGGCGTACTTCGTAGCACATCCGCTCTTGGGACTCCGCGAGGAGAATCTCCATCGCGTTCATGTTCGGTTCGCGCTGGTGGACCGCGTCGAGGTCGATTCGCGCACCGAAGCCGCCCTTGGCGACGAGTTCGGAGGACGCGCCCCCGAGGCCTGCCGCACCGAGGTCGCGCGCCGACTGGACGAGGCCGGCGTCGACGAGTTCCTCGTTGGCCTCGATGAGCAGCTTTTCCGTATAGGGGTCGCCGACCTGCACGGCGGGTCGGTCCTCGGTCTCGGCGTCCTCGGCGAGGTCCTCGCTGGCGAACGACGCGCCGCCGAGGCCGTCGCGGCCGGTACCGTTGCCGACGAGGACGAGTTTGTTTCCTGCCCCCTGGGCTTCGGCGGTGACGAGGCGGTCGGCGGGGAGAAGTCCCACGCAGGCGACGTTCACGAGCGGGTTGCCCTCGTAGTCGGGGTGGAAGTCGACGCTGCCCGTGACGGTTGGCACGCCGATGGCGTTGCCGTAGTCGGCGATACCTTCGACGACGCCCTCGAACAGATAGCGGGAGTGTTCCTCGGAGAACTCACCGAAGTAGAGCGAGTCGGCGAGCGCGATGGGATACGCGCCCATCGAGAGCGTGTCGCGGACGATGCCGCCGACGCCCGTCGCCGCGCCGTCGTAGGGGTCGACGTAGGAGGGGTGGTTGTGGCTCTCGATGCCGAGAGTGACGTAGGTGTCGTCGGAGACGGCGACGACGGCGGCGTCGTCACCGGGGCCGACGACCACGTCGTCGCTTTCACTGTCGAACGCCGACAGCAACGGTCGAGACGAGCGGTACGCGCAGTGTTCGCTCCAGAGGTTCTCGAACAGCGCCGCCTCGGCCCTGGTGGGTTCGCGGCCGAGTTCGGCGACGACGAGCTCGTGGTCGGCGTCGGAGAGACTCATTCATCTCCCTGTTTAGAAAGCGTCGATAAATCCCTTTTCATATGCACATACGTGTGTATCGGTTCGAGAGCGGGTCGCGGCTCCGACGCCGGCGTCGAACCCTCGCCGCGGGCGTGAGATTCCGGTAGTTCTATCATTACACGTGGTCACATCGGCGACTAATGGACGAATCACGCCTTTGGGGAGGAATCGGCATCCTCATCGGGCTTGCAGGTATCGCCATCGTACTGTTCTATCCGGATTCGGAGTTCCTCAGTATGCTCACCGAGGGGCACTTCACCGAGTTCACGTTCCTTTACGGCGTGGGCGTCATCCTCGCCGTCCTCTTCACCGCGCTTATCATCGGTCCGAGCATGCTTCGCAGCAGATAGCGCAGTCGGGACCGGCGAGTTTTTTTAGACACCCGTCCAAAGGCTGTTCGTGCTATCGGTCGAACTGCACGCGCACTCCGCGCTGTCCTACGACGGCCGCGACCCCGTAGAGTTACTGCTTGAACAAGCCGCGGCTGTCGGACTCGACGCGCTGGCGGTCACCGACCACGACGAGATCGACGCCAGCATCGAGGCGGCCGAACGCGCCGCCGACTACGGCCTCGTCGGCATCGTCGGCATGGAGGTGACGAGCTCCGCGGGCCACGTCCTCGCGTTCGACATCGACGAGCAGATTCCCGCCGGCCTCTCCTACGACGAGACGCTCGACCGAATCCGAGACCAGGACGGCCTCGTCGTCGTCCCCCACCCGTTCCAGAAATCCCGCCACGGCGTCGCCCCGCACATCTCGCGGGAACAACTGGCGAGCGCCGACGCCATCGAGGTGTACAACTCGCGGCTCCTGACCGGTCTCGCCAACCGCAAAGCCGAGAAGTTCGCGCTCGCCAACGACCTCCCGATGACCGCCGGCAGCGACGCCCACATCAGCGAGATGGTCGGCCAAGCGGTGACCGAAGTCGGGACGAACGAACGCCGCGCCGACGCCATCCTCGACGCTATCGCCGAGGGTCGGACGGGCGTCGTCGGCACCCGAACGCCGTGGCACATCAGCTTCCGGCAGGCCGCCGGCGGCGCGAAACGCCGACTGAAACACGCGGTCACCGACTTCCTGTGATTCGCGGCACGACGCCCGAGCGCGTCGCCGCCGCGCTCGAACGCAACGATCCGCTTCCGGGGACCGCCGGCTTCGCGGGTCGGCTCGACGTCGAATCGTCGGCCCTCGGCGACGGGCCGTGTCTCGTCCGCGACGTGCTCGGCCGACAGCCGATCTTCTTCTCGGAGCACGACCCCTCGGCGTGGGGGTTCGACCCGACCGAACTCGAAGACCCCCGACCGCTTCCGGCGGGCCACGTCCAGCGACTCGGAGCGGACGACGCCGCCGAGAGCGGGAGCCAGCGCGTGTGGACGCTTCCGAATCCGCCGGAGTTCGACGACGACGAAACGGCGCTCGACGCGGTCGGAGACGCCGTGTTGGGTCGCGTCCGCGCCGTCGACCCGGCGGACACCGCCGTCGCCTTCTCCGGGGGCGTCGACTCCGCGCTCGTCGCCGTCGGAATGCCCGACGCTCCCTGCTACGTCGCCGGGTTCGAGGGGTCGCACGATATCGAGGCCGCCCGCGACGCCGCCGAGGCGATGGGCCGCGACCTGCGCGTCGTCAAGTTCGCCCACGACGACCTCACGCGGGCGGTACCCGAAATCGTCGCCGCGACGGGTCGGACCAACGCGATGGACGTCCAAATCGCGCTACCGCTGTATCTCGTCGCGGAGCGCGTCGCCGCCGACGGCTACGAGCGACTGGCCGTCGGACAGGGCGCGGACGAACTGTTCGGCGGTTACGCGAAGGTGGCGAACGCCCCCGACGACCATCGCGTCGACGCCGAGACGGTCCGCGGGGCGACGCGCGAGATGGTAGCGACGCTTCCCGCCCAGCTGGAGCGAGACGCGTTGACGTTGCGTGCGGCGGGCGTCGAACCGGTCGCGCCGCTGTTGCACGACGACGTGGTCGCGGCCGCGCTCCGTCTCCCCGGACGCCTGCTGACGGACGGTGAGGAGCGCAAGATTGCACTTCGACGCACCGCCGACGGGGTGCTCCCCGACGCCGTCGCCGCTGCGGACAAGAAGGCCGTCCAGTACGGCAGTCTGGCGGCGCGCGAACTCGACCGGTTAGCCCGCCGTTCGGGGTTCAAACGGCGGATGGACGACCACGTCGGTCAGTACGTCCGTTCGCTGGCCGACCGGTAATCGAGTCGGGCGCGCTCGACGGCGCTCGGACGGTCCGCAGGACCCGTTTCTCAGGGGTGTGCCGGTGAGGACGACCCACCGAGTGACGACAAATCGTGACGGAGAGACACCGTCTCTCGGCCGGTGTCGTAGTCGACGACGCCTGTCTCGGCGAGTTTCGGAAGAAGAGAGTGGCGGAGGCGTATCGTGTGTGTCCGCGGGGAACCGCCAACGTGAGCGGAGAGCGCCGTGGCGACGCTCGAAACGGCGAGTTCCGCGTCGCCGGCCTCGTCGAGAACGGTCAGCACCGCCCGTATCGCGGGCGTCGCAAACAGACACGCCTCGGAGTCAGTCGGTTCATCGTCGAGGCGATCCGCCAGTAACGGCGCGTACTCGGTGTCTCGCTCGGTGAGTCGAGGACCGGGCGCGAGCGTCCGACTGACCGGGTCGTACTCGACGAATCCGGCGTCGGTGAGTTTCGGAAGGTGGACGTGATGAAGCGAGACGCCGAGCGAGTCCAACGAGGCTTCGTGGTCGCCAGGGGCCGACGCCGACGAGTCGGGCGCCCGAATCGCCGCGACGAGCTCTGCGAGCGTCGAGGGTTGGGAGCCGTCCGACAGCATCGTCACGACTTGCCGGCGACGCGGGTGCGACAGAGCCGCCAGTAACCGCGGCAGTTCATCCGCGCCGCCCGATGTAGTGGAGGAGTGTTCGTCGGTCATCGCGTATCTGCCGTTGCAA contains the following coding sequences:
- a CDS encoding DUF7550 family protein gives rise to the protein MADQSEPSKRRDVDEKPQPHQESEDTTASERTTAPQSAYTSSHVGTGLVVLLVGLLVVFGVPLLLT
- the purL gene encoding phosphoribosylformylglycinamidine synthase subunit PurL, with protein sequence MSLSDADHELVVAELGREPTRAEAALFENLWSEHCAYRSSRPLLSAFDSESDDVVVGPGDDAAVVAVSDDTYVTLGIESHNHPSYVDPYDGAATGVGGIVRDTLSMGAYPIALADSLYFGEFSEEHSRYLFEGVVEGIADYGNAIGVPTVTGSVDFHPDYEGNPLVNVACVGLLPADRLVTAEAQGAGNKLVLVGNGTGRDGLGGASFASEDLAEDAETEDRPAVQVGDPYTEKLLIEANEELVDAGLVQSARDLGAAGLGGASSELVAKGGFGARIDLDAVHQREPNMNAMEILLAESQERMCYEVRPEDVKAVGKIAEKYDLGCSVIGDVAEGNYVCTFGGDVAVDVPAEYLADGAPMNDLDSTAHEQPERDLPDAELSESFEAVVGSPTTASKRWVYRQYDHEVGLRTAVEPGDDAAVMAIREARAEQRSAERSSGESRETGIGLAFSSGATPKWTNADPYDGARAVALENATNLAAKGATPLAAVDCLNGGNPEKPEVYGGFKGIVDGLADMCRDLSTPVVGGNVSLYNDSVTGPIPPTPTLAVVGTKDGYDAPPAAFAGEGTLLLVGEAGDALGGSEYLAFAGGSDRFPDLPENPGEVVAALAAVANDEATLAVHDVSHGGLAVSLAEMVTESAGADVAVDDELSLFDETPGRAVVETTEPEAVREAFDGVAPVVELGAATADGTLSLTVGDERLDYSADEIRTLRDVIARELD
- a CDS encoding PHP domain-containing protein; translated protein: MLSVELHAHSALSYDGRDPVELLLEQAAAVGLDALAVTDHDEIDASIEAAERAADYGLVGIVGMEVTSSAGHVLAFDIDEQIPAGLSYDETLDRIRDQDGLVVVPHPFQKSRHGVAPHISREQLASADAIEVYNSRLLTGLANRKAEKFALANDLPMTAGSDAHISEMVGQAVTEVGTNERRADAILDAIAEGRTGVVGTRTPWHISFRQAAGGAKRRLKHAVTDFL
- a CDS encoding asparagine synthase C-terminal domain-containing protein, which codes for MRGTTPERVAAALERNDPLPGTAGFAGRLDVESSALGDGPCLVRDVLGRQPIFFSEHDPSAWGFDPTELEDPRPLPAGHVQRLGADDAAESGSQRVWTLPNPPEFDDDETALDAVGDAVLGRVRAVDPADTAVAFSGGVDSALVAVGMPDAPCYVAGFEGSHDIEAARDAAEAMGRDLRVVKFAHDDLTRAVPEIVAATGRTNAMDVQIALPLYLVAERVAADGYERLAVGQGADELFGGYAKVANAPDDHRVDAETVRGATREMVATLPAQLERDALTLRAAGVEPVAPLLHDDVVAAALRLPGRLLTDGEERKIALRRTADGVLPDAVAAADKKAVQYGSLAARELDRLARRSGFKRRMDDHVGQYVRSLADR
- a CDS encoding DUF7344 domain-containing protein, giving the protein MTDEHSSTTSGGADELPRLLAALSHPRRRQVVTMLSDGSQPSTLAELVAAIRAPDSSASAPGDHEASLDSLGVSLHHVHLPKLTDAGFVEYDPVSRTLAPGPRLTERDTEYAPLLADRLDDEPTDSEACLFATPAIRAVLTVLDEAGDAELAVSSVATALSAHVGGSPRTHTIRLRHSLLPKLAETGVVDYDTGRETVSLRHDLSSLGGSSSPAHP